In a genomic window of Flavobacterium crassostreae:
- a CDS encoding type IV toxin-antitoxin system AbiEi family antitoxin — protein MNSFKTIQDYFGKLDFKLSLSEENNTDNTFDFLIHINEEPLYVTIKKEVRPGYLHVLNETFEQKNNLLLVADYITPLAKEKLKERHINYIDSFGNAYLSLEKVKIYIEKSNAKPIVNESTEVFTPTGAKLLFELLQHPEHINTTYRDLAEACAISLGSVSKIMKALVRDGYAVRVNKTQLQLVKRKELLERWIPLINEKVLPTYKVGNFNFIKNNNWKNIDLEVQWGGEPGAALLNQYLNPEKFSLFTNHYKNDIIKNGRLLPNPNGEVAIYKPFWKNQENRTVSPLLIYAQLMYSGKDRNIETAKLIYDEYIKPKL, from the coding sequence ATGAACAGTTTCAAAACAATACAAGACTATTTTGGCAAGCTCGATTTTAAATTAAGCCTATCAGAAGAAAACAATACTGACAACACTTTTGATTTCCTTATTCATATTAATGAAGAACCTCTTTATGTCACAATAAAAAAAGAAGTAAGACCGGGATATTTGCACGTTTTAAATGAAACATTCGAACAAAAAAACAATTTGCTATTGGTCGCTGATTACATTACACCTTTAGCCAAAGAAAAATTAAAAGAGCGTCACATAAATTATATAGATAGTTTTGGAAATGCGTATTTAAGTCTCGAAAAAGTAAAAATATACATAGAAAAAAGCAACGCAAAACCTATAGTAAACGAAAGCACTGAAGTATTTACTCCAACTGGTGCCAAACTTTTATTTGAATTATTACAACACCCAGAACACATCAATACTACCTATAGAGATTTAGCCGAAGCATGTGCAATTTCGTTAGGTAGTGTAAGTAAGATCATGAAAGCATTGGTGCGTGACGGCTATGCAGTACGAGTAAATAAGACGCAATTGCAATTAGTAAAAAGAAAAGAGTTACTGGAAAGGTGGATTCCTCTAATTAACGAAAAAGTATTGCCAACCTATAAAGTAGGGAATTTCAATTTCATTAAAAATAACAATTGGAAAAACATCGATTTAGAAGTGCAATGGGGAGGAGAACCCGGAGCAGCACTACTAAACCAGTATTTAAATCCTGAAAAATTTAGTTTGTTTACCAATCATTATAAAAATGACATTATTAAAAATGGGAGGTTATTGCCGAATCCAAATGGAGAGGTAGCGATATACAAACCTTTTTGGAAAAACCAAGAAAACAGAACAGTGTCCCCTTTGCTTATTTATGCACAATTGATGTACAGCGGCAAAGACAGAAATATAGAAACAGCAAAACTAATTTATGATGAGTATATCAAACCTAAGTTATAA
- a CDS encoding type I restriction-modification system subunit M, which yields MSKTPIKADVNFEQELWKAANELRGAVAENQYKDYILPLIFLKHMSERYEIRKEELLDLVQDKTSGYYTQDQDEINYVLEDADEYLSKNIYIIPKEATWQYLKENAEQDNIKVIIDDAFDVLDNTLALFRPDLKGILPRLFVKSQLSPKQVGGLINLLSNPKLSQKENPESDILGRVYEYYIGKFAIAEGSGAGQFFTPGSIVRLMVEIIEPYQGKIFDAACGSGGMFVQSLKFLESHGGDKKNISIYGQERYDGTLRLCKMNLALRDLSFDVRLGESLLNDKFPDLKADFIIVNPPFNVSQWHPEDLPENDPRLFGPKEEFTTDGSANYMWMQTFWSHLSNTGTASVVMANGAMTSNNKGEKNVREYMVNNQMIDCIVRLPDKLFLTTGIPACIFILSKNRDGKDGVHRERTNEILFIDTSKMRTMESRKLRVFTDADIDKVAETYHAWRNINSIYENTDGYSYAATLAEVQQQDYKLTPGIYVGTEEVEDDGILFEDKITGLKAQLQEQFTKGNELQGRIMENFGKL from the coding sequence ATGTCAAAGACTCCTATAAAAGCAGATGTCAATTTTGAACAAGAATTATGGAAAGCTGCTAACGAACTACGTGGCGCAGTCGCTGAAAATCAATACAAAGACTATATCCTTCCATTAATTTTCTTGAAACACATGTCTGAACGATATGAGATTCGAAAAGAAGAATTACTGGATTTAGTGCAAGACAAAACCTCAGGTTATTATACCCAAGACCAAGACGAAATCAATTACGTTTTAGAAGACGCCGACGAGTATCTATCTAAAAACATCTATATTATTCCCAAAGAAGCTACTTGGCAATATCTAAAAGAAAATGCAGAGCAAGACAACATCAAAGTAATCATTGATGATGCATTTGATGTGTTAGATAATACACTGGCATTATTCCGTCCTGATTTAAAAGGAATCTTACCCCGACTTTTTGTAAAAAGTCAATTATCCCCAAAACAAGTAGGTGGATTGATCAACTTACTTTCTAACCCGAAACTCTCTCAAAAAGAAAACCCCGAAAGTGATATTTTGGGTCGTGTGTATGAATATTACATAGGTAAGTTCGCCATTGCCGAAGGTTCTGGTGCGGGACAATTCTTTACACCTGGAAGTATCGTGCGATTGATGGTCGAAATAATCGAACCTTACCAAGGTAAAATATTTGACGCAGCCTGTGGTTCAGGTGGAATGTTTGTACAATCCTTGAAATTCTTGGAATCTCATGGTGGTGACAAAAAGAATATCTCTATCTACGGACAAGAGCGTTATGATGGTACTTTGCGTTTATGTAAAATGAACTTAGCCTTACGTGATTTATCTTTTGATGTCCGTTTGGGAGAATCTTTGCTAAACGATAAATTCCCAGACTTAAAAGCCGACTTTATCATTGTTAACCCGCCGTTTAACGTCAGCCAATGGCATCCCGAAGATTTACCTGAAAATGATCCTCGTCTTTTTGGCCCCAAAGAAGAATTTACCACAGACGGTAGTGCTAACTACATGTGGATGCAAACCTTTTGGAGTCATTTAAGCAATACAGGAACAGCCTCAGTAGTAATGGCAAATGGCGCCATGACCTCAAACAACAAAGGAGAGAAAAACGTACGAGAATATATGGTCAACAACCAAATGATTGATTGCATTGTGCGTTTACCAGATAAATTATTCCTAACCACAGGAATTCCTGCATGTATCTTTATTTTAAGTAAAAACCGTGATGGAAAAGATGGCGTTCACCGCGAACGAACTAATGAAATCCTATTTATTGATACCAGTAAAATGAGAACCATGGAAAGCCGTAAACTGCGTGTTTTTACTGATGCCGACATCGATAAAGTTGCCGAAACCTACCATGCTTGGAGAAACATAAATAGCATTTATGAAAACACCGATGGTTACTCTTATGCTGCAACTTTAGCCGAAGTACAACAACAAGACTACAAATTGACACCCGGTATTTATGTGGGCACCGAAGAAGTAGAAGATGATGGTATTTTGTTTGAAGATAAAATAACAGGATTAAAAGCACAACTACAAGAACAGTTTACCAAAGGGAATGAATTGCAAGGGAGAATTATGGAGAATTTCGGAAAGCTATAA
- a CDS encoding viroplasmin family protein: MAKIKFYVVWKGRQTGVFNTWAECQEQTNGFPQAVFKSFETLELAQQAFNGSSYDFIGKNVEKLGLSEEELLLIGNPIEDSIAVDGAWNNTTGIVEYQGVFVKDKKSIFTMGPFEDGTINIVEFLAIVHALAHCKKNNITLPIYSDSKIAIGWVRDKKQSTNHDPSDKNKKLFELLERATKWLNENEYENKVLKWETKAWGENPADFGRK; the protein is encoded by the coding sequence ATGGCAAAAATTAAGTTTTATGTAGTCTGGAAAGGGCGTCAAACAGGAGTTTTTAACACTTGGGCAGAATGCCAGGAGCAAACAAATGGTTTTCCTCAAGCCGTTTTCAAATCCTTTGAAACACTGGAACTGGCACAACAAGCATTTAATGGTTCTAGTTATGATTTTATTGGTAAAAACGTTGAAAAACTAGGTTTGTCAGAAGAAGAGTTACTACTCATAGGCAACCCAATTGAAGATAGTATTGCAGTAGATGGTGCATGGAACAACACTACGGGAATTGTAGAATACCAAGGTGTATTTGTAAAAGATAAAAAAAGCATTTTCACAATGGGACCGTTTGAAGATGGAACCATCAATATAGTTGAGTTTCTAGCTATAGTTCATGCTTTGGCACATTGTAAGAAAAACAATATTACACTTCCTATTTATTCAGATAGTAAGATCGCAATAGGATGGGTTCGTGATAAAAAACAAAGCACTAACCATGATCCAAGTGATAAAAACAAAAAACTATTTGAACTACTGGAACGTGCTACTAAATGGCTCAATGAAAACGAATATGAAAATAAGGTGCTGAAATGGGAAACGAAAGCTTGGGGAGAAAACCCAGCTGATTTCGGCAGAAAGTAG
- a CDS encoding DUF6804 family protein: MNSSIKIVLTILLMACLLDMPYGFYQFVRFVAMVAFGYLAYSVMKRNRKNEMFIYIALAFLFQPFIKIALGRTIWNIVDVITAIGLLISVIKDTKIKLSR, encoded by the coding sequence TTGAATAGTTCAATAAAAATAGTTTTAACAATTTTATTAATGGCATGTCTCTTAGACATGCCTTACGGCTTCTACCAATTTGTTCGTTTTGTGGCAATGGTTGCATTTGGTTATCTCGCTTATTCTGTCATGAAACGAAATAGAAAAAATGAGATGTTTATCTATATTGCATTGGCCTTTTTATTTCAACCTTTTATCAAGATCGCCTTGGGCAGAACCATTTGGAATATAGTAGATGTAATTACTGCGATAGGATTATTGATTTCTGTCATTAAAGACACAAAAATAAAATTGAGTCGTTAA
- a CDS encoding TerC family protein — translation MNELIFHISTLWQDIISHPGASLAIIGNLIIIESLLSVDNAAVLATMVMDLPQKQRDKALKYGIWGAYFFRGLAMIFASFLITIWWLKPLGGIYLLYLVYDYWKSKQTVSTDDDTLDKESNWLYKLTVGSLGTFWATVCLVELMDMAFSIDNVFAAVAFTPNIILVCIGVFIGILAMRFIAQWFVKLMEKYNFLETAAFIVIAILGLKLTLSLFEHFYPQSSISIFLGSHTADIGISVLTVAIFFIPIITSSFLNFPKKSITSSVE, via the coding sequence ATGAATGAATTAATTTTTCACATTAGTACACTTTGGCAAGACATTATCAGTCATCCAGGCGCATCACTAGCAATAATAGGTAATTTAATAATTATAGAAAGCTTATTATCGGTGGACAACGCAGCCGTTTTGGCTACAATGGTTATGGATCTACCTCAAAAACAAAGAGACAAAGCATTAAAATATGGAATTTGGGGAGCTTATTTTTTTAGAGGATTAGCAATGATTTTCGCTTCGTTTCTAATAACAATCTGGTGGCTTAAACCTTTGGGCGGGATCTATTTATTATATTTAGTTTATGACTACTGGAAAAGCAAACAAACCGTATCTACAGATGATGATACACTAGACAAAGAAAGTAACTGGCTATATAAATTAACAGTTGGCTCATTAGGTACATTTTGGGCAACAGTTTGTCTAGTAGAATTAATGGATATGGCTTTTTCAATTGATAATGTTTTCGCAGCTGTAGCATTTACTCCAAATATCATATTAGTTTGTATTGGAGTATTTATTGGTATTCTTGCTATGCGATTTATAGCGCAATGGTTTGTTAAACTTATGGAAAAATACAATTTTCTTGAAACAGCCGCATTCATTGTAATTGCAATATTGGGTTTAAAACTAACGCTATCATTGTTTGAGCATTTTTATCCCCAAAGTTCAATAAGTATTTTTTTAGGAAGCCATACTGCTGATATTGGAATATCTGTTCTTACAGTTGCAATATTCTTTATCCCAATTATTACTTCTTCCTTTCTAAATTTCCCAAAGAAAAGTATAACTTCTTCTGTTGAATAG
- a CDS encoding UvrD-helicase domain-containing protein → MITTKTDLSNLNIKQHEAVVSEDKRILVLAGAGSGKTKTLLQKIIYLIEEKGVSPSSILAITFTKNATNEMIDRLIISADTSKKYENMLLDKRFSKAEKDRERYLQQKNYKWIDGLTVRTFHSFCYSILRNYGVNEFDNKFRIIGDEKRDEEDELAKHVAPETVFEVVHKLLISKCDNTEFLLQLKRYILDYNVDKIHLAKNNPNNSNNDGKYFTTLDGTRVRSKSEQFIADWFYRHSIKYEYEPLLKVKDFDFRPDFYIPEANLYIEHVSDKSYPLNGKEEQFEKGNLLYFKTYDYITQDSALFNHTLDKVVKNRLPSNYHKNVSLTFREEFNGYYESVKDFVKQIMRITDMIKVENISPKQILENAKNDQHERVRHFYALAIPIVEEYIEYTTNKSYLDFNDLISRSASLFENHEDIANKYKSKYQYILVDEFQDVNNLQVELIKHLLTDETQLFCVGDDWQSIYGFRGSNVDYIVDFEKYFPNSKVVKLDQNYRSTQNIVGASNEVIKHNKFKVEKEIHSSKISEHKIVVYSGNDEKDNIQFCTDKVRELLEDGFLQDDILFLYRRNKMYSPYFFKFKNENIRVQGKTIHASKGLEAKAVFILGLTEGSGGFPDIWLEDRIFQVIKTANHDLLMEEERRLFYVAITRAKDKLFLITEKGNESSFLKEIPEKFTVKTSQSMQSVVEKIIKCDNCFSQLEKLWIACPYCGEKVS, encoded by the coding sequence TTGATAACTACCAAAACGGATTTAAGTAATTTAAATATCAAACAACATGAAGCTGTTGTTAGTGAAGACAAACGAATTTTAGTATTAGCTGGAGCTGGCTCTGGAAAAACTAAAACGCTGTTACAAAAAATCATTTACTTAATCGAAGAAAAAGGAGTTAGTCCTTCCAGTATCCTGGCCATTACTTTTACCAAAAATGCAACCAATGAAATGATTGACCGTTTGATCATTTCGGCAGATACAAGCAAGAAATATGAAAATATGTTGCTAGACAAACGCTTTTCTAAAGCTGAAAAAGATCGAGAGCGCTATTTACAGCAAAAAAATTACAAATGGATCGATGGCTTAACCGTGAGAACATTTCACAGTTTCTGTTATAGTATTTTACGTAATTATGGTGTAAATGAATTTGATAATAAGTTTCGAATTATAGGCGATGAAAAACGAGATGAAGAGGATGAACTCGCTAAACATGTGGCGCCAGAAACTGTGTTTGAAGTAGTTCATAAACTTTTGATATCAAAATGTGACAACACTGAATTTCTGCTTCAACTAAAGAGATACATTCTAGATTATAACGTAGATAAAATACATCTAGCTAAAAACAACCCTAATAATTCAAACAACGACGGGAAGTATTTCACTACACTGGATGGTACTAGAGTCCGTTCAAAATCAGAACAGTTTATAGCCGATTGGTTTTACAGACACAGTATAAAATACGAATATGAACCGCTTCTTAAAGTGAAGGATTTTGATTTTCGCCCTGATTTTTATATCCCAGAAGCGAACTTATATATAGAGCATGTAAGCGACAAAAGTTACCCACTTAATGGCAAAGAAGAACAGTTTGAAAAAGGAAACTTACTCTATTTTAAAACCTATGATTACATCACTCAGGATTCGGCTCTATTCAATCATACGTTAGATAAAGTAGTTAAGAATCGTTTACCCTCTAATTATCATAAAAATGTATCCCTAACTTTTAGAGAAGAGTTTAATGGCTATTATGAAAGTGTAAAAGACTTCGTAAAGCAAATCATGCGAATTACGGATATGATTAAAGTCGAAAACATTAGCCCTAAACAAATATTAGAAAACGCAAAAAATGATCAGCATGAAAGAGTAAGACATTTTTATGCATTAGCTATTCCCATCGTTGAAGAATATATTGAATACACAACCAATAAATCCTATCTCGATTTCAACGATCTAATTTCAAGAAGTGCCTCATTATTTGAAAATCATGAAGATATAGCTAATAAATACAAAAGTAAATACCAATACATTCTAGTTGATGAATTTCAGGATGTCAATAATTTACAAGTTGAACTAATCAAACATTTATTAACTGATGAAACACAACTGTTTTGTGTAGGTGATGATTGGCAAAGTATTTATGGTTTTAGGGGATCAAACGTAGATTACATTGTAGATTTTGAAAAATACTTTCCCAATTCAAAAGTGGTGAAATTGGATCAGAATTATCGTAGTACTCAAAATATTGTTGGGGCTAGTAATGAAGTCATAAAGCACAACAAGTTTAAAGTGGAGAAAGAGATTCATTCCTCTAAAATATCTGAACATAAAATTGTGGTCTATTCTGGTAATGATGAAAAAGATAATATTCAGTTCTGCACAGATAAAGTAAGAGAATTATTGGAAGATGGTTTTCTACAGGATGATATTTTGTTTTTGTACCGAAGAAATAAAATGTACAGTCCCTACTTCTTTAAATTTAAAAATGAGAATATCAGGGTGCAAGGAAAAACAATACATGCCTCAAAAGGACTGGAAGCGAAAGCCGTTTTTATACTCGGATTAACGGAAGGCAGCGGTGGGTTTCCAGATATTTGGCTAGAAGATAGAATTTTTCAAGTAATAAAAACAGCCAATCACGATTTACTAATGGAAGAAGAGAGACGCTTGTTTTATGTCGCTATCACCAGAGCAAAAGACAAACTATTTCTAATAACAGAAAAGGGAAATGAATCTAGCTTTTTGAAAGAAATTCCAGAAAAGTTTACGGTAAAAACAAGTCAGTCGATG
- a CDS encoding P-loop NTPase fold protein, which translates to MQKLKEDIQKLSENNPQEAFCEGITHVHFNAWSYMDANLWASIVTRIFEGLHEYISGDNLAKTYKKEIAIKLTQNLNISKDELRELEKQKKDVRKKLFCLYKDKRKVEKELKNKIDEIEKMTLINIIKNINDKYNVESKIQDALDSNKSFIETKEKFSKIVPKEYWSSPEELYNQLKSKQTFFRSFFKSGKWKSNLKWLIGILLIMFFSSAIVITFIFYITYGDFTFSPKTWAIVTILGTLYVKIVDTYKKLQPIFASFWKIKNDYETEKENALFEFNQKEKALILQIENSKEEINNITQQIIETQSTKIRIEFKIEHALSTEALFTFIEKRANSEDYKKHLGIVSIIRKDFEVLSGLLTDHNIEATENKGNEEFKAMFEKPLERIILYIDDLDRCPEDRVVEVLEAVNLLMAFPLFVVVVGVDPRWVKTALRKKYKKLFNKNSDNEEAISPSNYLEKIFQVPFHLKDADDNSIKNMIEKLAKTKQNLGIINKDKEQDNSVSPDSVNIEIVEYDDNDNQKITKTLNISSTPKIVPIINEEQIKALDITDEEIEQIKSLTEIIGNNPRAIKRFVNIYRIVKTHEDFDYNEDIEEKEILAIMFLLALPMGKFKDLMGSFESFLGIETIDFETLDHYVSPPPSLGGSKDDKLKSRKTELKMTLQNSNKKILEIDVSIFRKHNSFIKRFTFNNI; encoded by the coding sequence ATGCAAAAACTAAAGGAAGATATTCAAAAATTATCTGAAAACAATCCTCAGGAAGCCTTTTGTGAAGGAATCACTCACGTGCACTTTAATGCTTGGTCATATATGGATGCCAATCTTTGGGCAAGCATTGTCACCAGAATTTTTGAAGGTTTGCATGAATACATAAGTGGCGACAATTTAGCAAAAACTTATAAAAAAGAAATTGCAATAAAACTGACTCAAAATCTTAATATTTCCAAGGATGAATTAAGAGAACTTGAAAAACAAAAAAAGGATGTAAGAAAAAAACTATTTTGTTTATATAAGGATAAAAGAAAAGTTGAAAAAGAATTAAAAAACAAAATCGATGAAATTGAAAAAATGACATTGATTAACATTATTAAAAATATTAATGATAAATATAATGTTGAAAGCAAAATTCAAGATGCTTTAGATAGCAATAAATCATTCATTGAAACTAAAGAAAAATTCAGCAAAATAGTCCCTAAAGAGTATTGGAGTAGCCCTGAAGAATTATACAATCAGTTAAAATCTAAGCAAACATTTTTTAGATCTTTTTTCAAATCTGGTAAATGGAAATCTAATTTAAAATGGTTAATAGGTATACTTTTAATTATGTTTTTTTCATCAGCTATTGTAATAACTTTTATTTTTTATATCACTTATGGAGACTTTACATTTTCTCCTAAAACCTGGGCTATTGTAACAATTTTAGGAACATTGTATGTTAAGATAGTTGATACTTACAAAAAATTACAACCGATATTTGCTTCCTTTTGGAAAATAAAAAATGATTATGAAACCGAAAAAGAAAATGCTCTATTTGAATTTAATCAAAAAGAAAAAGCATTAATACTACAAATAGAAAATAGTAAGGAGGAAATAAATAATATTACCCAACAAATAATTGAAACACAGAGTACAAAGATCAGAATTGAATTTAAAATAGAACACGCACTGTCAACAGAAGCCCTATTCACATTTATTGAAAAAAGAGCGAATAGTGAAGATTATAAAAAACACTTAGGAATAGTCTCTATCATAAGGAAAGATTTTGAAGTACTCAGTGGCTTACTAACTGACCACAATATAGAAGCTACAGAAAATAAAGGAAATGAAGAATTTAAAGCAATGTTTGAGAAACCACTTGAACGAATCATTCTTTATATAGATGACTTAGACCGTTGTCCCGAAGACCGAGTAGTTGAAGTTTTGGAAGCAGTTAATTTATTAATGGCATTTCCGCTTTTCGTTGTTGTAGTTGGGGTTGACCCTAGATGGGTAAAGACAGCTTTACGAAAGAAATATAAAAAATTATTTAATAAAAATAGTGATAACGAAGAAGCAATTTCTCCATCTAATTATTTAGAAAAAATATTTCAAGTACCTTTTCATTTGAAAGATGCCGACGACAATAGCATCAAAAATATGATTGAGAAATTAGCAAAAACAAAACAAAATTTAGGTATAATAAACAAAGATAAAGAACAAGATAACAGTGTCAGTCCAGATTCTGTAAATATAGAAATAGTTGAATATGACGACAATGATAATCAAAAAATCACTAAAACTTTAAATATCTCTTCTACTCCTAAAATAGTACCAATTATAAATGAAGAACAAATTAAAGCTTTAGATATAACTGATGAGGAAATTGAACAAATTAAAAGCTTAACTGAAATCATCGGTAATAACCCAAGAGCTATAAAACGTTTTGTAAATATTTATAGGATAGTAAAAACCCATGAAGATTTTGATTATAATGAAGATATCGAAGAGAAAGAAATTTTAGCAATCATGTTTTTATTAGCATTACCTATGGGAAAATTTAAAGATTTAATGGGTTCATTTGAGTCTTTTTTAGGCATAGAAACTATAGATTTTGAAACATTAGATCATTATGTTAGTCCTCCACCCTCACTTGGAGGAAGTAAAGATGATAAATTAAAAAGTAGAAAAACAGAATTAAAAATGACATTGCAAAATTCCAATAAAAAAATATTAGAAATAGATGTTTCTATATTTAGAAAGCATAATTCATTTATCAAAAGATTTACATTTAATAACATATAA
- a CDS encoding restriction endonuclease subunit S, which translates to MPNNWKTYKLSQVIKIVGGGTPKTSEPKYWDGNIPWLSVKDFQGERKFVYDTEKTISDEGLKKSSTKLLPKDAIIISARGTVGELAVLGKEMTFNQSCYGILPNEKIDNQYLYYLLKQKVLELQSLSYGSVFDTITTKTFDGLDVKIPESLQEQKSIASILAAIDDKIENNLAINKTLEEMAMALYKHWFVDFGPFQEGEFVESELGMIPKGWEVKSIEDLLSIKPLNGLYKKSEFQGYGNRWLKMSSVYGLDIITNQKMELISVTDNEIEKFGCIKDDIVFGRTSLVLEGIGKCAIIKCEDNVPIFESNLFRIRLDKKKIFPDIIYIFFKTKYGRDEVKKLARQTAVSITSKDLTNIKIALPNILVQNEVAEKLDFYINKQLENIKENQTLTQLRDTLLPQLISGTVRLKEFLETVEEVV; encoded by the coding sequence ATGCCCAACAACTGGAAAACATATAAACTCTCACAAGTAATAAAAATTGTTGGAGGTGGAACACCTAAAACATCAGAACCTAAATATTGGGATGGTAATATTCCATGGCTTAGTGTCAAAGATTTTCAAGGTGAAAGAAAGTTTGTATACGATACTGAGAAAACTATATCTGATGAAGGTTTAAAGAAATCCTCAACTAAATTACTCCCTAAAGATGCTATAATTATATCAGCGAGAGGAACTGTTGGAGAATTAGCAGTTTTAGGAAAAGAAATGACTTTTAATCAATCTTGCTATGGCATTTTACCAAATGAAAAGATAGATAATCAATATTTATATTATTTGCTAAAACAAAAAGTTTTAGAATTACAAAGTTTAAGTTATGGTAGTGTTTTTGATACTATAACCACTAAGACTTTTGATGGATTGGATGTGAAAATCCCTGAATCCCTCCAAGAGCAAAAATCCATAGCTTCCATCCTCGCTGCCATAGACGACAAAATAGAAAACAACCTCGCCATTAACAAAACCCTCGAAGAAATGGCAATGGCATTGTATAAACACTGGTTTGTCGATTTTGGCCCGTTTCAGGAGGGTGAATTTGTAGAAAGTGAATTAGGCATGATTCCTAAGGGTTGGGAAGTAAAGAGCATTGAAGATTTGCTCTCCATAAAACCATTAAATGGTTTATACAAGAAATCAGAATTTCAAGGATATGGTAATAGATGGCTTAAAATGAGTTCCGTTTATGGTTTGGATATAATTACAAATCAAAAAATGGAATTAATAAGCGTTACAGATAATGAAATAGAAAAATTTGGTTGTATAAAAGACGATATCGTTTTTGGGAGAACATCACTAGTGCTTGAAGGTATTGGTAAATGTGCAATAATAAAATGTGAAGACAATGTTCCTATATTTGAATCTAATCTATTTCGTATAAGACTTGATAAAAAAAAGATTTTTCCTGATATTATATATATTTTTTTTAAAACTAAATATGGTAGAGATGAAGTAAAAAAATTAGCACGACAAACTGCTGTTTCAATAACAAGTAAAGATTTAACTAATATCAAAATTGCTTTACCAAACATCTTAGTTCAAAATGAAGTAGCAGAAAAATTAGATTTTTATATAAATAAACAATTAGAAAATATTAAAGAAAACCAAACCCTAACCCAACTCCGTGACACGCTATTGCCCCAATTAATCAGTGGTACAGTGCGGTTAAAAGAGTTTCTGGAAACAGTAGAAGAAGTAGTTTAG
- a CDS encoding nucleotidyl transferase AbiEii/AbiGii toxin family protein has translation MMSISNLSYKDYSFAHHGEVYTILEKVFAQFGISYYLVGANARDVQLYKKGIKPSRGTADIDFAIMIPDFETYNAVFETLCTMGFRKANENYRLYFEKTNTAIDLMPYGEIEQEYTVTFIDRDLTLSVLGFKEVGEKAESFQPENEKFTIPVTPVEGILILKLVAWSEKPETRTKDLEDISFLLKHGWDLYEDEAYADHLDLFDDDFEQTNTAARIIGRKMHPILEQNSKLHQTIVTVLENSIATKQKAENPEIQLAQSMDKTIEDVQHILSLVLQGINDKPKQ, from the coding sequence ATGATGAGTATATCAAACCTAAGTTATAAAGACTATTCCTTTGCGCATCATGGCGAAGTGTATACTATTTTAGAAAAAGTATTTGCCCAATTTGGTATATCCTACTATTTGGTTGGTGCAAACGCACGTGATGTACAATTGTACAAAAAGGGGATTAAACCCTCCAGAGGAACTGCCGACATCGATTTTGCAATTATGATTCCGGACTTTGAAACCTACAATGCTGTTTTTGAAACCCTTTGCACTATGGGATTTAGGAAAGCAAATGAAAATTACCGATTGTATTTTGAAAAAACCAATACCGCCATCGATCTTATGCCTTACGGCGAAATTGAGCAGGAATACACAGTAACCTTTATCGATAGAGATCTTACTTTGAGTGTTTTGGGATTTAAGGAAGTGGGCGAAAAAGCCGAAAGTTTTCAACCCGAAAACGAAAAATTCACCATACCAGTAACACCCGTTGAAGGAATTTTGATTTTAAAACTGGTGGCTTGGAGCGAAAAACCCGAAACAAGAACCAAAGACCTTGAAGATATTTCGTTCTTACTAAAACACGGCTGGGACTTATATGAAGACGAAGCCTACGCTGATCATCTGGATTTATTTGATGACGATTTTGAGCAGACTAATACTGCAGCAAGAATCATTGGCCGTAAAATGCACCCCATATTAGAACAAAACAGCAAATTACACCAAACCATTGTAACGGTTTTAGAAAACAGCATTGCCACAAAACAAAAAGCCGAAAACCCCGAAATACAACTCGCCCAAAGCATGGACAAAACCATTGAAGATGTACAACATATTTTAAGCTTGGTTTTACAAGGGATTAACGATAAACCAAAACAATAA